A DNA window from Phragmites australis chromosome 11, lpPhrAust1.1, whole genome shotgun sequence contains the following coding sequences:
- the LOC133884265 gene encoding pentatricopeptide repeat-containing protein At2g20540: MAAPSSAVRQLEDAVIERVRACGTFRDLLCVHGHAVRLCLSQSSYVATQIVQLCNAHGRAGHAALVFSQVPDPNLHLRNALIKAYAQNHRHRDAVEVYVRMLRCPPLPSSGGFSGGGDRFTYPFLLKACGGLAALDLGKQVHTHVVRCGCESHGIVQNSLIEMYTRCGDLSLARKVFDEMREKDVVSWNTLISAHARLGQMRRARTLFDSMPERTVVSWTALVSGYTAVGDFSGAIEVFRLMQMEGFEPDDVSIVAVLPACAQLGSLELGRWIYAYCNKHGMLRKTYICNALVEMYAKCGCIDQALQLFHGMPDKDVISWSTVIGGLAAHGRAHEAVRLFAEMDREGRVRPNGVTFVGLLSACSHAGLLEEGLGYFDRMKDVYGVEPGVEHYGCAVDLLGRSGRIQRALDTVRGMPVPADAKVWGSLLSACRSHGDVETAVVAAERLAELEPGDVGNLVMLANVYAAAERWGDVASTRKAIRSRSTRKTPGCSLIEVDNVVREFVAGEDLGHELDGLAAVLDVLATHLADDVALADPDCWVDANVSASGRSLRH, translated from the coding sequence ATGGCGGCGCCGTCCTCCGCAGTGCGGCAGCTGGAGGACGCGGTCATCGAGAGGGTCCGCGCCTGCGGCACGTTCCGGGACCTCCTCTGTGTGCACGGCCACGCCGTGCGGCTGTGCCTCTCCCAGAGCAGCTACGTCGCCACCCAGATCGTTCAACTCTGCAACGCGCACGGCCGCGCCGGCCACGCCGCGCTGGTGTTCTCCCAGGTCCCCGACCCGAACCTCCACCTCCGGAACGCCTTGATCAAGGCCTACGCGCAGAACCACCGGCACCGCGACGCGGTAGAGGTCTACGTCCGCATGCTCAGGTGCCCCCCGCTCCCGTCGAGCGGTGGCTTCTCCGGGGGCGGCGATCGGTTCACGTACCCGTTCCTTCTCAAGGCCTGCGGCGGCCTGGCGGCTCTTGACCTGGGCAAGCAGGTGCACACGCACGTGGTACGGTGCGGGTGCGAGTCCCACGGCATCGTGCAGAACTCCCTGATCGAGATGTACACGCGCTGCGGCGATCTGTCGCTCGCGCGCAAGGTTTTCGATGAAATGCGGGAGAAGGATGTGGTATCCTGGAACACGCTTATCTCGGCGCATGCGAGACTGGGGCAGATGAGGAGGGCACGGACTTTGTTCGATTCGATGCCTGAAAGGACAGTGGTTTCCTGGACCGCGTTAGTGTCCGGGTACACAGCAGTCGGCGACTTCTCCGGTGCAATCGAGGTGTTCAGACTGATGCAGATGGAAGGCTTCGAACCAGACGACGTGAGCATCGTCGCAGTGTTGCCGGCCTGTGCACAACTTGGGTCCCTGGAGCTAGGCCGGTGGATATACGCTTACTGCAATAAGCACGGCATGCTGCGCAAGACATACATTTGCAACGCACTGGTGGAGATGTATGCGAAGTGCGGGTGCATCGACCAAGCACTGCAGCTGTTCCACGGCATGCCCGATAAGGACGTGATTTCCTGGAGCACGGTGATTGGCGGCCTGGCAGCGCACGGGCGGGCGCACGAGGCGGTCAGATTGTTCGCGGAGATGGATAGAGAAGGAAGGGTGAGGCCTAACGGCGTCACATTCGTCGGGCTCTTGTCAGCGTGCTCCCACGCCGGGCTTCTGGAGGAAGGCCTGGGCTACTTCGACCGCATGAAGGACGTCTACGGCGTCGAACCCGGCGTCGAGCACTACGGCTGCGCCGTCGACCTCCTCGGCCGGTCAGGGCGAATCCAACGCGCGCTCGACACCGTACGGGGCATGCCGGTCCCCGCCGACGCCAAGGTATGGGGGTCGCTGCTCAGCGCGTGCCGCAGCCACGGCGACGTCGAGAcggccgtggtggcggccgagCGGCTGGCCGAGCTGGAGCCAGGTGACGTGGGCAACCTCGTCATGCTGGCCAACGTGTACGCCGCAGCGGAGCGGTGGGGCGACGTGGCGAGCACGAGGAAGGCGATAAGGAGCCGGAGCACGAGGAAGACGCCGGGGTGCAGCCTGATCGAGGTGGACAACGTGGTGCGGGAATTCGTTGCCGGGGAGGACCTGGGGCATGAGTTGGATGGCCTTGCTGCCGTGCTGGATGTCCTGGCCACGCACCTTGCAGATGATGTAGCGCTCGCTGATCCAGATTGTTGGGTTGATGCCAATGTGTCTGCCAGTGGCAGATCACTGAGACACTGA
- the LOC133885921 gene encoding RING-H2 finger protein ATL72-like has translation MPLLARSHLQEVLSITSLHALLGESDPAMEARLHYSRPLLQVQAPAASPSIAHAAPGAVPDADAFHLLNANAILVLALLVCGLVAALALRVVLRCALRVTRRACYGDGAQDVHPERTGGGAEQPTARLGRGRKPPQRRLAALVQALPCLAYSAGLELAGSSRSECAICLAEFARGDRVRVLPRCNHGFHARCIDRWLAARPTCPTCRQAAFAEPPITQPNGAGPVAVVRVVIVGDGVTLRMEP, from the coding sequence ATGCCTTTGCTCGCGCGCTCCCACCTCCAAGAAGTGCTCTCGATCACTTCGCTGCACGCGCTTCTTGGAGAGTCGGACCCGGCCATGGAAGCCCGGCTACACTACTCCAGGCCACTCCTACAGGTGCAAGCGCCGGCCGCAAGCCCGTCGATCGCCCACGCGGCGCCCGGCGCAGTTCCGGACGCGGACGCCTTCCACTTGCTCAACGCCAACGCCATCCTCGTCCTCGCCCTCCTCGTCTGCGGCCTCGTCGCGGCGCTCGCGCTTCGCGTCGTGCTCCGGTGCGCGCTCCGCGTCACTCGCCGCGCGTGCTACGGAGATGGCGCGCAGGATGTACACCCGgagcgcacgggaggaggcgcGGAGCAGCCGACGGCGCGGCTCGGGCGCGGCAGGAAGCCGCCGCAGCGGCGGCTTGCAGCGCTGGTGCAGGCGCTCCCGTGCCTGGCGTACTCGGCGGGGCTCGAGCTGGCCGGGTCGTCGCGGTCCGAGTGCGCCATCTGCCTCGCCGAGTTCGCGCGCGGGGACCGGGTGCGCGTGCTGCCCCGCTGCAACCACGGGTTCCACGCGCGCTGCATTGACCGGTGGCTCGCGGCGCGGCCGACGTGCCCCACCTGCAGGCAGGCGGCGTTCGCTGAGCCCCCCATCACGCAGCCGAACGGTGCCGGCCCGGTCGCCGTTGTGCGGGTGGTGATAGTAGGCGATGGCGTGACCCTCCGTATGGAGCCTTAG